The genomic stretch CCAATTCACGGACATGTTTGATCCAATCTCAACACTATCACTCACGCAAAGCCAGAAACGAAAGGGTCGATACAATGCATCCATTCCGTAAACTTCGAGAAGGTGGCCCAATGACTCCGGCACAGGCCGCTGTGGTTCTCAATGAAAACGTTGTGATGCACACTCCGGTTCTGATAAGGTCGATCGTCGGCCGAGCGCTCGTTTCGATTGCGATTCCAAGCTCGGCACAGAGCCGCGACGATCCCGGCAAGTACATCTTCGAAGGCAAGATCGACGCTCGCACGACCAAGGCACCGTCCAAGGGCACAATATCGAGAGCCTGGAGCTCCTGACCGACGATGAGAGCGGACTGCTGCTCGAGCGCACAATCGCATACAGGCCGTACCCGATTTCGATGAGCATCGCCTGCCTTTGAAGGGAGAAAGCGTTAACTGCAGATGTGATGGCATGGGGACCCGAAATTCAGCCCAGCAGGCGTTGCTACTCGCGCCACGGCAGCGGCGGCAATTTTGGAATGTTTACCAGCGTGAGACCTTGGTGGCCTTCCAGGATCGCTGCCGTTACGGCGGGCGATAGGAACGCAAGCCGTAGTCCCTGGCGAACGACCTTCGGATGCAGCTTGGCAGCACGCGCAAGATCCTCGACGGAGGAATGTCGGCCCGTCGTGATGTCGTTCAGCCATGCATGGGCTTGGATAATGCCTTGCAACAGCTTTTGGTCGGGTTGCTCGGCTGGAGGTAGCCCCGAGACGGTTGCACGGCTCGGTTCTTGCCCACGGGATCACTATCGACTCGGCCGGCGCAAGCTCCTTCTTATCTTGGGAGTTGAGCGTCACGTCGATCCCGTCTTCCCTTAGGACAACGCGCTCGATCTGACCGAATAGGGCTTCCTTTGACGCGCCTTGGTCCTTCAACCGCTCCCTCACCGCATTGTCGACGATGGCTTCGATCTCAGGCGTTGGAATCCGTGGAACGGAGCCGGCCTTCACCTTTCGTCCCCGCAGTGCCGTGCTGAACCGAACACGTGTAATCACCGCAGTAGATCAGCACGCGCGTGGGCGCCGGACGACCACATTTCGTCGAGTTCGAGACCATCGAGCATATGAACAAGACTGGCTGGAATTCAGGGTCTGATCTCAGCCCTTAAGTTTCACTTAAGTTCACTCCGCAATCGTTGCTCAATGCAACCAAAGGAGTGCATCATGTCTCATCATCTCGTTCGCAGTCACACGTTGACTAAGAGTTCACTCAAGACTGTCGCAGCGGCCGTCGCGCTGTTCGCGCTTGCGGCTACGCCGGTGTTCGCGCAGGCCGCTGTCCAAGAGCCGGGCGCATTCGCATTCTATCATCCCTATCTCGACGTGTTGAACGGAGGCGCGCCAACCCCCGCCGCCAGGTTGATTTTAGAGGGGCCCGCCGCCCTGCAGGCCTATGCCGCAAGAGAAAGTGGCGTCGGCTCCGTGAGTGTGCAGCGACATCGATCCCACAGGCGGTGACCTTGGCTCATCGGACCACCACCCTTTGCCTTCTCCATCTCGCGCAACAGCGCGCCAGCCTTGCGCTCGGCCCGCAGCCTAATCTCGCAGCCTGACGCTCAGCCTCTACATTGTGCGCTTGGCGCGAATAGGAAAACCCGCTGGACGGCTCCGGCGGGTTCGATAGCGTGGCGAGAAACTGTTGAAACGATCAGGCAGCCATACGCGTCTCAACCTGCTGCGTTTCGCCGCCGATGATCCGCCGCAGCTCGGCAGCGACGCCGTCCAGCACCGAGCGCTCCGGCTTCATCCGCTTTGAGCGATTATAGACCTTGCCGGTGACGCTGGGCACGATCTGCTCCTGCTTTTTGCTCGCGGCGTGATCGAGACACCTAGCGATCCACGCATCATCAAAGCCGAAATCGCCAGCCAAGGTCGCCGCCGTCCGGCGCAGGTCGTGCGGCGTGAAAGGCCGCAGGCCGAGGGGCGCGCAGATGCCGGGAGTTTTCACCTTGCCCTTGTGCTTCGTGCCGCGCAGCGCGGTTGCCATCACCTTGCGGTTCATCGGCATATCGCCGAAGGGACTGCGTCGGGATCACGTTTTCACATTCTACCTGTTCGACCAGCGCCGCGTTCGCAAGCTCTTTTGGCGCCGGATAATCTTCAATCCGCCGCCGGGGATCGCCATCGCGATGCCGATGCTGGCGATCAAGGTCGGGCTATTGCTCACGCGCGCGTCTCTCTGCAGTCTCAGTGCTCTCGGTTTGAAGAATGTCCCGAACACGCATTTTAATCTTCTTCTGTTTGCGACCATGATGGTCGTTCGTCGCGGGAGGACAATTGAGCAACCCCATCCCATCCGCGAAGCGGCAAGCCAGTGATAAGGTTTATGCGGCCGGCGAATAGGCGGGTTTCTTCAGCATCCTCTGCAGATGGTAAATTTACGATCGACCGCCGCGTCCAAGAGTTGCTGTTCGCGGTCAATCGGCCCCAAGGATTCGATAGGCACGTCGGATCTGCTCGGCTGACGATGACCGACGGGAGCGAGCCAAGGCAGATTCGAGGTCAATGGTATCGTCCGGTTCTGGGAAGCCGCTGCATGAACCTCGTCGGCAGGTCCGATCACGGTTCTCCTGGCAACGGACCGATCGGCTCTGACTGGCGCCGCAACCAAACCTACCAAGACGAGTCCTGTTGCGAAGGCTGCGCTATATCCGATCGCACGCCTGTATGTTGCGCTGCTCGCGTGAGCGATTCTGGAAACGAGCTTAGCCAAGGTGACTCTCCGTTCGAGACGCTCGGGATGAGCGGCTTTGTCCGGTCTAACCGAGAGACTGGACCTCGCAGCGATTACTTTACCGGCAAGGCCTCGTCGCCACCAAACTTGGACGGATCGTCGTAGCTAGGCGTATCGTCGTGGTGGACTGTCGGCCGAGGCGCTGCGTAGGACCAGCCCGGAACCGCGTAAACGTGGCTGGGACGAACGATCCTGGTGGATTGCAGCACTTTGTGGGTGTGGTGATGCTCCTTAGCGAAGGCCACCGCGGTTGTCGCCAACGCCGACAGAACAGCTGCCGCGGCGAAAACTGTAAGACGAGACATTTGGACATTCCTTGGTTTGAGCTGAGCAACGATTGCCGAGTTCGTGGGAAATGTGACCGCTCTCGGTGACGAAAACAGTTCGCCTGATGGGCAACGGCGTCAGGTCCGCGAGCGACCGCGGAAGCAATGCACCACGCATGATGCGCTTTCCTTCCAGCTCTTTGCTGGAATGAGCAGAAGCTCACCACCTTAAGCGGACCTTAAGGATGCCCGGCCGTGGTGTCTGAGTTCACTCACCACATGAAAGAGGCGATGATTGTCGGTCGGCGAATCATGAAGGTCACGCCGAAGGGCGAGAATCCGCCTCTTGACCGGATCGAACGAGTGGCGCTGTCGCTAGTCAAAGAACGATGTCGTTCGATCGACGCTCGCGTTGATCCTTTCTCAATCCCGGATCAGCGTCGAGCCGAGGTGGCCAAAGTCTCGGCAAAGACGGCCCGAGTTGCTCACTCGCAAACGTTCGGCGGGCTGAATGATCTGCAACCTAGCATCGCCCTGACGGGAGCGGTGCTGGTCTATGTCGTCGCAAGCAGCGTCGTTGCTTAAGGTTGCGCGCTCTTCCTGGCGCAAAGATCGCAAGGCCAAGACTCGGCAGAGTAACGTAAGCATCCGGCGAAGACCGCGCGCGGGTCATTTTCGGCTCAGGCTGCTTGATCAACGTTGCGGATGGCGGAGCGCCAATTCCATGGCAGCAGTTCGTCGAGCCTTTGGACAGGATGCTCGGCGATGCGCGCGAGAACGTCGGCGAGCCAGGCTTGCGGATCGACGTCGTTCATCTTGGCGGTGACGATGAGGCTGTACATCACCGCGGCCCGCTCGCCGCCGCGATCCGAGCCGCAGAACAACCACGACTTCCGACCCAAAGCGATGCCGCGCACGCCACGCTCGGCCGCATTGTTTGACAGGCAGATGCGGCCGTCATCGAGGAAGCGGGTAAATGCGCTCCAGCGCTTGAGCATGTAGTCCATGGCCTTGGCGACATCGTTGCCGCGCGAGAGCTTGGCGCGTTGCGCGCGCATCCAGGCTTGCAGATCGGCCACGAGCGGCGCGCTGAGTTCCTGCCGGACGGCCTTGCGCCTTTCGGCGCTCTGACCGTTAATGGCCCGCTCGATCTCGAACAGGGCGTCGATCCGGCGGACTGTTTCCAGCGCCAGCGGCGAGATCACTGCCGGCTTCTTGCCCTGAGCCTTGCGACGCGCGTTCTCGGCCAGATCGGCCATCACGAAGAATGGCCGCCGGGCGTGGACCCAACAGGCCGCTTCCAGGATAGGCCCAGGCGTGCGGCCAAGCTCATAGAGCTTGCCATAGCCGCCGTAGGCGTCAGCCTGGAAGATTCCACTGTAGTTGGCCAAGTGAGCCTGGGGATGCTCGCCGGCGCGATCGCGCGAGTAATAGAACACCGCCCCCGGCGGGGCCTGCCCGCCAAAAGGCTTGTCGTCGCGCACATAGACCCAGATCCGGCCGGTATCGGTCTTGCCTTTGGCCAGGACCGGGACCGTGGTGTCGTCCCCGTGCAATCGCTCGGCGCTCAGCACATAGGCCTCGAGGCGCCTGAACAACGGTGCCAGCGCCGCCGTACAGCCGCCGACCTGGTCGGCCAGGGTCGACAGACTGATCGGCACGCCCTCCTTGGCATAGCGCTCTGCTTGCCGGTTCAGCGGCTGATGTTGACCAAACTTCTCGAACAGCACCATCGCCAGCAGGCTTGGCCCCGCCCAGCCGCGGGCAAGCACATGGAACGGCGCCGGGGCCTGGCTGATCTTCTCGCAATCACGGCAAGTAAACTTCTCGCGGACGTGCTGGATCACCTTCCAGGACTTCGGGATGACCTCCAGCGTCTCGGTGATGTCCTCGCCGAGCCTGGACAGCTGCGCGCCGCCACAGCAGGCACACGCCACAGGTCCCGGTACGATCACCCGCTCGCGAGGCAGATGCTCCGGGAACGGCTGACGTGACGGCCGCTTGCGGGTGAACGACGCCACCTTCGTGGTTTTGGCCGCGGCCATTTCGGCTGCGAGTTCGTCCTCCGTCGCCGAACTCTCCAGCTCCTCCAGCGTCAGTTCGAGCTGATCCAATAGCCGCGCGGTACGCTCCGAGCGCGGGCCATAGCGGTCGCGGTTGAGTTTCTCGATCTGCAGCTTCAGATGGGCGATCAATGCCTGGTCGTCGGATTGCCGAGCGCGGGCGGCCGCCGCCTCCGCGCGAGCAACGATCAATGCCGCTTTCAGCGTTTCGATGTCGTCTGGCAGCGATTCAAGGCCGTCACCCATGGCCCTGATGGAATCACAAAAGGGGCGATTTGAGGCGTCTTTTCTTCCGCACCTCAGAACATTTTTTAAGCCTATCCTGCGCTCTGTGGCCGCCACGTGTGCTGCGGGTTGCGCCAGTCGATCGCCTCCAGCAGATAACTCATCTGCGCCGCGGTCAGCCCCACCACACCGCCCACCGTCACCGGCCAGACAAAACGGCCACGGTCCAACCGCTTGGCGTAGAGCGACAATCCAATTCCATCGTGCCACAAGGCCTTGATCAGCGAACCGCCGCGTCCGCGGAACACGAAGACATCTCCGGCGAACGGATCACGACCAAGGTTTTCCTGCACCAATAATGACAAACCCTGCATGCCCTTGCGCATGTCAGTGTAGCCGGTCGCAATCCAGATGCGTGCGCTCGAAGAGATCGGGATCATCGACGCTCCAAAACCTGCAGCACCCGCGCCAGGGCGGCCGCATCGACGCCGGCATCGACAATCACCCGACGATCCCTGCCAACGACGATCACCATCTGCCCGCTCGTCGGCGTGGCAGCAACCGCCGGATCGACCTCAGCGGCAAGGACGACCCGCGCAAAGCCGGATTGCTCGCTTTGAGGGCTGATCGGCTCGGGACCGAACGAGCGCCGCCATGTCATCAGCAACGAACGCGATATGCCATGGCGTCTCGCCGTCGACGATATCGCGCGCGGCGCTTGAAAGCTCTCGGTGACGATCCGCAGCTTCTCGTCATCCGACCAGCGCCGCCGGCGACCAGTCTCGACCACCTCAAGCCGTGAGCTATCGCCAATTTTTGGTGACGGCCGGGCCGGTCAGGCGGCGGCGGTTATGGGCTGACGGTCAGCGGGTTTAGCGATGACCTCGATCCCGTTGTTGAATGTCACACCGAGAACGAGTTTTGGCAACTGGTTGTGGCCATCGAGACGACGCCAGCTTTTCTGCGCGGCCTCGAGCAGCTTGAAGACCATCGCGAGCGCCGTCCTGTTGGACAGGCATCCCTTCGATCGGATCGTGCGGTGGCGCACGGTAGCGAAGGTGCTTTCAATGGGATTGGTCGTTCGCAGGTGTTTCCAGTGCTCGGCCGGGAAGTCGTAGAACGCCAGTAGCGTGTCCCGATCCTTGCCCAGGCAGTCGGCCGCCTTCTCGTATTTGGGCGTGTAGCTCGCGATGAAGGCGTCGAACGCCAGCTCGGCGGCGGCCTTGGTTTCGGCCATCCAGATCTCCTGCAACGCGCGTTTGGCCTTCGGCTGCTGGCTCTTCGGCAACTTGGCGAGTACGTTCGCGGTCTTGTGCACCCAGCAGCGCTGCTCGCGCGTTTTCGGCCAGACCTCACCGGCGGCCTTCCAGAACCCGAGCGCGCCATCGGCGATGGTAAGCCGCGGCGGCACGTCGAGCCCGCGCCGCTTCAGATCGAGCAGCAGATCGCGCCAGTCCTGCGCGCTCTCGCGGGCGCCATCGGTGAAGCCGACCAGTTCCTTGCGGCCTTCCGGCGTCGCGCCGATCAGCACCAGGATGCACTGCTTTTCGTCTTCGAGGCGTGCCTGGAGATGGATGCCATCGGCCCAGATGTAGACGTAACGTTTCGCCGACAGATCGCGCCTCTGCCACGCGGTGTGTTCGTCAAGCCAGCCGTCCTTCAGGCGGCCGATGGCGGATGCCGACAATCCGGCAGCATCCTTGCCGAGCAGTGCTGCCAGCGCCTCGGAGAAGTCGCCGGTCGAGATACCCTTCAGGTAAAGGATCGGCAGCAGCGTCTCGATCGATTTAGAGCGGCGCATATAGGGCGGCAGGATCGAGGGCGAGAACCGGATGCGGTCGGGGTCGGTAGCGTCCGCCTCGCGATCGCGCACACGCGGCTGGCGGACGGCGACCGGACCGATACCGGTCATCACCTCGCGCTCCGGCAGGTGACCGTGGCGCACGACCCGCTGGTGGCCGTCTGCGGTCTTCAAATCGGCATGCTTGCCGAGAAAGTCCGCGACCTCGGCCTCGACCGCCTGGGCCAACAGAACACGTGCCCCAGTACGCAAGATTTCCGTGAGTTGATCGTCGACGTTTGCTGGCTGAATCAGCTTGATGATGTTATCGTTGGACACGGCATATCGCTCCTTCGGTGGAGAAGTGGAGGCGTCAAGCACCCCCACGATATGCCGCCTTTCCGATTCCCGCCGTCACCAACTTTCAGCGATAGCTCTCAAGCCGTTCAAGCTGAGTACTGCGCTTATGGCTGTCCATAAGGACTGTTACGCACCAATTGGACTAATCCAACAAGGCGGCCCTCGCCGGAGGGAGACAGAGTAACGACCCCCGGCTTTGTTGATGAACTGGGCTCAAGAGACACGAGACTCAAGTGAGTGAGTATTCGTCTTCCGATACTGCCCTCAGGGCGATGCGAACAGGATTACGTAAGATCGCTCAAAATTTCCTGAGCACCTTCTGGGGAGGATCGGTCAGGCAATATCGGCCCGAAGCTCACTATATGCGAGGCCCACGGGCCGAAACGGCGCGAGAAGCAAGGACGAAAAGAGCCGGTCGCGGAAATCTGGACAGAACGATAAGTGGAATTTCTGCCTGACAGCGGCGATAATTGCCGTGAACAGGAGAGACCATGAGCAGACGACCCCGGCGGAACCACTCACCGGCCTTCAAGGCGAAGGTGGCTCTGGCCGCCATCAAGGGCGATCGGACGATAGCCCAGCTGGCGGAGCATTTCGACGTTCACCCCAATCAGATTACGGCCTGGAAATCACAGCTTGAGGGCGGCGCCTCTGATATTTTCGGATCGGGGGGCGGGACGCCGGCCACGCCCGCGGTCGATGTGAAGTCGCTGCATGCCAAGATCGGGGAGCTGACGCTGGAGAACGATTTTTTAGAAGGCGCGCTCACCAAGGCGGGATTGCTGAGCGCAAAGCGATGATCGACCGTAAGCACGATCTGTCGATCACCAAGCAGGCAGAGATTTTGAAGGTCAGTCGCGGCAGCGTGTACTATCTGCCGCGTCCAGTCTCTTCAGCCGACCTCGAGATCATGCAGCGTCTCGATCGGCTGCACCTGGAGTATCCCTTCGCCGGTTCGCGTATGTTGCGAGGCCTGCTGGCTTTGCAGGGGTGCAAGATCGGCCGCCGGCATGTGAAGACGCTCATGCGGCGGATGGGGATAGAGGCGCTCTATCGCCGTCCGCGCACCACCAAGCCCGAGCCCGGCCACAAGATCTATCCGTATCTGCTGCGCGGCATCGAGATCCGGCGGCCGAACCAGGTCTGGGCCATGGACATCACGTACATTCCGATGGCGCACGGCTTCGTCTATCTCGCCGTGGTGCTGGACTGGGCGACACGTCGTGTTCTGTCGTGGCGGCTGTCGATCACGATGGAGGCGGCCTTCTGCGTCGAGACCCTGGAAGATGCCTTGGCTCGCCACGGCAAGCCGGACATCTTCAACACCGATCAGGGCTCTCAGTTCACCGGCGCGGCGTTCACCGGCCTGCTCGCCAGCAATGGCATCGCCATCAGCATGGATGGCAAAGGGGCCTGGCGGGACAATGTGTTCGTCGAACGGCTGTGGCGCAGCGTCAAATACGAGGAGGTCTATCTGCGAGCCTACGAAACCGTCGGCGAGGCGCGACATTCGATCGGCCGGTATCTCGACTTTTACAACGGCCGACGTCCTCATTCGAGTCTTGACGACATGACCCCGGATCAAGCCTACTTCGATCTTCCGCCGCTCCGCGCGGCGGCCTAACCTCGGCAGAGGCTCCACTTATCGACGCGGAATTTTTGTTCAGACAACCGGGGCCAGCTCAAAATGAAAAGCGAAAGGGTTCTTCCGGAGATCAACAAACCTTTAGCGATAGGTGGAATTCATAAACAATCCCTGCAGTAGCCGCGCGGCCGTCGCACGTCGATAATCCGAGAGATGACCAGGAGACCGCGCTGCGATCTGCGATATCGCCATCGGGAGAATCCATCCCGCCCCACTATGCGCGCTTCGCGTCGCGTCGCGCTTGACCAGCGGCGCCTGTGAACTGTCCAAGGCGCGCTGCCGTACCTGCGCCGAGTTGCAGGAGAACGCCAAGCATCCATGAGAAAGCGATGGCAACATTCCAGGTGACGGGCGGAATCTCGTCAAGCACGATCATGGAAACCGACATGAGCGCTGCTAGAGCGGCAATTAATGTGCCGGTGGCGCTGACCAGCGCGATGAGATTCGTCCTCGGTCTGGAATCGCCATCGGAAAAAACGCGGCGTGATACGCCGGAAGGCAGCGAGGGAAGGTTGGTTCCCAAATAGAAGCCGACGGAGCCGTACAGGATCACTAAGAAGAGAACTCCAACGGAATTGATCTCTTCGATATCTATTTTAGCCATGAGCGCTGCAACATAGAGTCCGCTCAGCGCACCCATAATGGCGAGACCAGTCCTCTCTGCGACTTGAGCAAATCCATTTGCGTTGGAACGGTTCATTGTTGAGATACCTTCTCTATTCGCGATGATCTGATTCATAGATTGGTAGACTGGATCGGCGAGCGACTTATTCCGGCGAATGTCGATAAAGTAATGGTGCGGACAATCAACCCCTTTGCTGGATCAGAATTCATCGATCACATTGTTGATCTTAGGCTAAGGTCGCCTTGCAGCGGTGCGACGCTCTCGCGAGAGCGTCAGCCGGAATCGTGGTTCGTCATGAAGCAATCGAAGCCGTGAGAATAACGTCCCTCGCATGAGGGTCTTGCTTTGAGAGAGGACTTCACAGGTCAAGGCAGCCGGAGATCTGCAGAGCGATGAACAAAGAAACACAATACTCATCTGACAGGCTTGCTTGGGACAGCCTTGCAACAGACGCTTTGGAGCTTGCCCGCCAGATGCCCCATGGTCCGGAACGCAACGAGGCACTCAAATTGGCAGGCCAGCTTCGGTCCACTGCCGACGCGCGGGGATTAGTGGTTCCGAAACGGGGTAGGCCGCGAAAGTAAACGCCACGGCGGTTGCCTCGGATCCATTGCACGGCGGCGCTACGCCGTGGCCCCGCGCTTACACGAGATGAGATGGTTGTTTTGATTCGAGCCAGCTTCGCTATCGGCAACCAAATTGTGTGTGGGGCAGCCACGAATGCGCCTCCCGTCACGAGCATCGAGTGTTGCGAGTGATTGCGTCCAGTCGAATGGACTGCTCAAGCGCAACTGGGCGAAAATGCGCATGCTGCAGATCCTGCGGTACGGCTTGGCCTCCCAACCTGGACTTAAGACTGCCTTAAGGCGCCACCCGCAAATCGGAGCTCCCTGCTGACCGGGAGTGTCCTATGAAATACGAGCGAGGCTGGCACATCGAATCTACGGCGACGTCGGCATTGGACCAGTGGGAACTGCTGGTGCAAAGCGGACGGCAGAGTGCGGACGATACCCTTGCCGAATTTAAGCAGAATATCGTTCCTCACCTCGGCGCTGCCCACAAGCTCGCGCGTCTTCTAAGCAGAGATGCTGACGCGGCCCAGGATATCGTACAGGAGGCATTCCTTCGAGCCCATCGAAGCTTTGCTGGATATCGCGGCGAGAATGCGCGCGCCTGGATCCTCAAGATTGTGCGTAATTGCTGTTTCAGCTGGCTGATGAGCCGAAGACGAAAGTCGCGGTTGGAGGTCGATTCCCACGACGCCGGGTACACCGAAGATCTCATCCTTAATATATCCTCTGATGAATGCACTCCGGAAGCGATGCTGGTGCGGGAAGCAGAAAGACAGACCGTCCATTTCGTCCTTGATACGATGCCTCTTCCTTTGCGCGAAATATTGGTGTTGCGCGAATTCGACGAGCTTTCCTATCGTCAAATTTCGGAGATCACGGCCTTGCCGATTGGCACCGTCATGTCGCGTCTGGCACGCGCGCGAAGGGTATTCGAGGACGTCTGGCAGCGCGAGAAAAATAAGAGTTGTTAAACCGGCGCCGCAACCTCTGCCAGCATTCAAATTTCGACGCCAGTAGGGAATCGGATGATCCACGTCGGCAGCCACTGGCGATTGCGATGCGGCAGTGACCATTCCTGCATTTAAGTCTGCCTTAAGGCGGCAATGATCGATATCCCCGCCGACGCGCTGGCAATCCCTCTGCACGGCGTCGCCAACCTAAACTCAAAAACGGGAAATTTGACTATGAATGCACTTGTCGCAAGTTACGCTCGCTTGACCACTCTGCTTGAAGGGGCTTGGTATGCCATCCCGCTGCGACTGATGGTAGGCTACGGCTTCATGGAACACGGCTACGCAAAGCTCGCTCGCGGTCCCGAATCATTCGTGAACATTCTGCATGCAATTGGGGTTCCGGAACCATCTCTCCTCGGCGGGCTTACTATTCTGGTAGAGCTCATCGGGGGCTTCGCGGTCCTCATAGGGGCATTCATTCCACTTGCCAGCATTCCAATGGCGGCGGTCCTGCTGGTGGCCATCTTCACCGTTCATCTCCCGTACGGGTTCAGCTCGATCAAGCTGGAAGCGGTTACTGCAGCGGGTGCCCACTTCGGGCAGCCGGGGTATGAGACCGATCTTCTGTATCTGGCAGCGCTCTGTGCCCTGGTGCTGGGAGGATCGGGACCACTGGCCATCGATCAGTTCTTGATTCGGAATCACGATCACAGTCTTGGCCGGTCATCGGGCAGTCTAGTGGAATTCGAAGACGTGGCTCCCGAATAATCGGAGTTCTTGCCAGAGATGATGGAAGGCTGCCGATCCGGTCGGCATCCTTTCATCACAGAGACCGTCAGTAACAGCGCTGCGCGCTGGTCGACCCAACTTTAACGTCACGACAGTGGCCGGGAACGCAAGTGGCAACGTGATTGCAAACCTGTATTCACGCGAATGTTGGGTCGTCGATACGATACTTGTCCCAGCAAGCAAGGTTCGCCGGAATAGATCAATCGCCTGCCGAGTCTCTAATTGATGCGGAATAGCAGAGCCATCTTGTAGGCTCTGTCGCTCGGCGATCGCCGGAAGCTAAGCCCGCAACCCTAAGGAGCCAAATGGTATTGGCTTTTCATAAATGGAGAACCTGTATGACCAAGCTTAAACTGCTGTCGGCTGCACTGATCGCGACAGCCATGATCACAACTCCCGCTATGGCTCGGAAGAACCATGTAACCTCGCGGCACCTCGTAGAGGACGCCAATGCGAGCGTCACGTCCGGCGCACGCAATAGTGACGAGCGTCACTGCCACCTAGCTCCTCGTGTTGGAGCTATGGCCCAAAGTTGGTGACGGCGTGAATCGGGAAGGCGGCATATCGTGGGGGTGTTCAACGCCTCCACTTCTCCACCAAAGGAGCGATATGCCGTGTCTAAGGATACCGTCGTAAAACTGATTCAGCCAGGAACTTTCAGCGACCAACTCACCGACATTTTGCGCGATGGGGCGCGTGCCCTTCTCGCCCAGGCGGTGGAGGCCGAGGTCGCCGGGTTTCTTTCCAAGCATGCCGATTTGAAGACCGAGGATGGCCACCAACGCGTGGTGCGCCACGGTCATCTGCCCGAGCGCGAGGTGATGACGGGCATCGGCGCGGTCCCGGTGCGCCAGCCCCGCGTGCGCGATCGCGAGGCCGCAGCCGGCGATCCCCGCCGCATCCGCTTCTCGCCATCGATCTTGCCGCCCTATATGCGCCGCTCGAAGTCGATCGAGACGCTGCTACCGATCCTCTACCTGAAGGGCATCTCGACCGGCGATTTCTCGGACGCTCTGGCGGCCTTGCTCGGCAAGGATGCGCCCGGCCTCTCGGCCAGCGCCATCGGCCGCCTGAAGGACGGCTGGCAGGATGATCATGCCCAGTGGCGCAAGCGTGATTTGTCGGGCAAGCGCTACGTGT from Bradyrhizobium sp. Ash2021 encodes the following:
- a CDS encoding IS66 family transposase, which gives rise to MGDGLESLPDDIETLKAALIVARAEAAAARARQSDDQALIAHLKLQIEKLNRDRYGPRSERTARLLDQLELTLEELESSATEDELAAEMAAAKTTKVASFTRKRPSRQPFPEHLPRERVIVPGPVACACCGGAQLSRLGEDITETLEVIPKSWKVIQHVREKFTCRDCEKISQAPAPFHVLARGWAGPSLLAMVLFEKFGQHQPLNRQAERYAKEGVPISLSTLADQVGGCTAALAPLFRRLEAYVLSAERLHGDDTTVPVLAKGKTDTGRIWVYVRDDKPFGGQAPPGAVFYYSRDRAGEHPQAHLANYSGIFQADAYGGYGKLYELGRTPGPILEAACWVHARRPFFVMADLAENARRKAQGKKPAVISPLALETVRRIDALFEIERAINGQSAERRKAVRQELSAPLVADLQAWMRAQRAKLSRGNDVAKAMDYMLKRWSAFTRFLDDGRICLSNNAAERGVRGIALGRKSWLFCGSDRGGERAAVMYSLIVTAKMNDVDPQAWLADVLARIAEHPVQRLDELLPWNWRSAIRNVDQAA
- the tnpB gene encoding IS66 family insertion sequence element accessory protein TnpB (TnpB, as the term is used for proteins encoded by IS66 family insertion elements, is considered an accessory protein, since TnpC, encoded by a neighboring gene, is a DDE family transposase.) produces the protein MIPISSSARIWIATGYTDMRKGMQGLSLLVQENLGRDPFAGDVFVFRGRGGSLIKALWHDGIGLSLYAKRLDRGRFVWPVTVGGVVGLTAAQMSYLLEAIDWRNPQHTWRPQSAG
- a CDS encoding transposase produces the protein MVETGRRRRWSDDEKLRIVTESFQAPRAISSTARRHGISRSLLMTWRRSFGPEPISPQSEQSGFARVVLAAEVDPAVAATPTSGQMVIVVGRDRRVIVDAGVDAAALARVLQVLERR
- a CDS encoding IS256 family transposase — translated: MSNDNIIKLIQPANVDDQLTEILRTGARVLLAQAVEAEVADFLGKHADLKTADGHQRVVRHGHLPEREVMTGIGPVAVRQPRVRDREADATDPDRIRFSPSILPPYMRRSKSIETLLPILYLKGISTGDFSEALAALLGKDAAGLSASAIGRLKDGWLDEHTAWQRRDLSAKRYVYIWADGIHLQARLEDEKQCILVLIGATPEGRKELVGFTDGARESAQDWRDLLLDLKRRGLDVPPRLTIADGALGFWKAAGEVWPKTREQRCWVHKTANVLAKLPKSQQPKAKRALQEIWMAETKAAAELAFDAFIASYTPKYEKAADCLGKDRDTLLAFYDFPAEHWKHLRTTNPIESTFATVRHRTIRSKGCLSNRTALAMVFKLLEAAQKSWRRLDGHNQLPKLVLGVTFNNGIEVIAKPADRQPITAAA
- a CDS encoding IS3 family transposase (programmed frameshift); this translates as MSRRPRRNHSPAFKAKVALAAIKGDRTIAQLAEHFDVHPNQITAWKSQLEGGASDIFGSGGGTPATPAVDVKSLHAKIGELTLENGFFRRRAHQGGIAERKAMIDRKHDLSITKQAEILKVSRGSVYYLPRPVSSADLEIMQRLDRLHLEYPFAGSRMLRGLLALQGCKIGRRHVKTLMRRMGIEALYRRPRTTKPEPGHKIYPYLLRGIEIRRPNQVWAMDITYIPMAHGFVYLAVVLDWATRRVLSWRLSITMEAAFCVETLEDALARHGKPDIFNTDQGSQFTGAAFTGLLASNGIAISMDGKGAWRDNVFVERLWRSVKYEEVYLRAYETVGEARHSIGRYLDFYNGRRPHSSLDDMTPDQAYFDLPPLRAAA
- a CDS encoding sigma-70 family RNA polymerase sigma factor, whose amino-acid sequence is MKYERGWHIESTATSALDQWELLVQSGRQSADDTLAEFKQNIVPHLGAAHKLARLLSRDADAAQDIVQEAFLRAHRSFAGYRGENARAWILKIVRNCCFSWLMSRRRKSRLEVDSHDAGYTEDLILNISSDECTPEAMLVREAERQTVHFVLDTMPLPLREILVLREFDELSYRQISEITALPIGTVMSRLARARRVFEDVWQREKNKSC
- a CDS encoding DoxX family protein; this translates as MIDIPADALAIPLHGVANLNSKTGNLTMNALVASYARLTTLLEGAWYAIPLRLMVGYGFMEHGYAKLARGPESFVNILHAIGVPEPSLLGGLTILVELIGGFAVLIGAFIPLASIPMAAVLLVAIFTVHLPYGFSSIKLEAVTAAGAHFGQPGYETDLLYLAALCALVLGGSGPLAIDQFLIRNHDHSLGRSSGSLVEFEDVAPE